Below is a window of Rhodoglobus vestalii DNA.
TGGCGACTCTTTCACCGCAGGCCAGCACCTGGCCACCGTCACGGGCAACGCACGCGCCGTCTTGCGGGCGGAGCGAATCGCCCTCAATCTCAGCCAGCGAATGTCGGGAATCGCCACCCAGACGGCAGCCTATGTAGCTCAGGTGGTTGGTACGCACGCACGCATCGTTGATACCCGCAAAACCACACCGGGGCTGCGGGCGTTGGAACGGCACGCGGTGCGCTGCGGTGGAGGGCATAACCACCGGTTTAGTCTTTCGGATGCGGTGATGGCAAAGGACAACCATCTTGCGGTGTTGGCTGCGGCCGGCATCGATCTGGGGCAAGCGATCCGCCGTGCGCGGGAACGCATCGGACATACGACTCACCTTGAGGTTGAAGTGGATCGGCTTGATCAGGTTGAGACGGTGGTTTCTGCGGGGGTGGATACGATTATGCTTGACAATTTTTCTCTTGACGACTTGCGTGCTGGTGTTGCCCTTGTTGCTGGTCGCGCCATTGTGGAGGCCAGTGGGGGTGTGACCCTCGAGACGGTGGCGGCAATCGCTGCAACCGGTGTTGATGTGATCTCGGTCGGCGCTCTCACCCACAGTGTGCGTTCTCTCGATTTGGGGCTCGACATTGCGGTGAGTGCAGCGAAGCGATGATTTTTCTCGATTCAGCAGCAACCACTCCCGTGCGCCGAGAGGTGCTTGAGGTGATGTGGCCGCTGCTGACGGGTGACTTTGGTAACCCGTCGAGTCATCATGAGCTGGGGGAGTCAGCCAAACGTTCTCTGGATGCCGCCCGCAAGAGTGTTGCGGCGTCGGTCGGGTGCCGAGCATCCGATGTCATCTTCACCTCCGGCGGCACCGAGTCAGACAATTTAGCGATCAAAGGTCTGGCTCTCGCTGAGCCCCGCGGCCGACACATCGTCACGAGTGCCATCGAACACGAGGCCGTGCTGGAATCGGTCGATTTTCTGCGACGCGTGCACGGGTTCGAGGTCACAGTGGTGCCCGTTGACCATCGGGGTCTCATTGACCTTGAAGACGTGCGGGCGGCGCTACGTGCAGACACGACGCTCTGCACGATCATGTACGCCAACAATGAGGTCGGTGTTGTTCAGCCGATCGCGGCTATTGCCGAACTGTGCCGTGAACACTCGGTGCCGATGCACACGGATGCGGTGCAGGCGGCAGGCTGGCTCCCTCTCGGTCTCGCTGAGCTGGGAGTGGACGCGCTGAGCCTGTCGGGCCACAAGCTTGGTGCACCCAAGGGAATTGGGGTACTGATCGTGCGCGGTCGCCGGGCCCTGGAGCCGGTCATTCATGGTGGCGGTCAAGAGCGTGGTAAACGATCGGGGACCGAGAATGTGGCTGGAGCTGTCGGCATTGCTCATGCGCTCGCGCTCGCCGAGAGTGATCGGGTCGCACGCGCGCAGAGTGCCGCGAGCCTGCGCGATGCGTTCGCTGCCGATGTGCTGTCGCGAGTGCCCGAGGCAGTGCTGACTGGCCCCGCCGTGCCCGAGGCGGTGCTGACGGGCCCCGCCGCACCGAGCACAGTGCCTCAATCCGCGCACCGCCTCCCCAACAATGCCTCGTTCTGTTTCCCGGGAACCAGTGGCGAGTCTCTGCTGCTCGAGCTGGGGCGCGCCGGCATCATCTGCTCTGCCGGCTCGGCGTGCGCTGTCGGCAGCGACGAAGCATCCCACGTTCTGGTCGCCCTGGGCATTGACCCTGCGATTGCCCAGACGGCGGTGCGGTTCAGCCTCAGCGGCGACACCACCGCCGAACAACTTGCCACTGTCGCAGCCCAGATCGAAACCGCTTACAGGGCGGTCCGCTCACTCTCGGGATAGCCCAGCAGTCCGCTCGCTCTCCGGATAGTCTCGCAGCCCCCAGATAGTGCCACCCAGCTCGCGTAGAGTCGCTATCGCCGTCGCCACGCTCGGGATCCGGGTTGCGCCCGGCTGAATCACATACTGAATGGTGCGCTCGCTCGACGGCTGCGGTGCGTGGATGCTGACGCCCTCCGGCACCGTCAGTGACGACAGTGCCAACTGAGGTAATAGCGCGACGCCAAGCCCCCGGGAAACAAAACTCAGTACCGCAAGGGCGTTATCGGTCTCAAGCCCAATCTCGGGAGCGAACCCCTCCACGTCGCACAGCGCCAACAGGTGGCCCCGGCAGAGCGTACAGCCCGCGATCCAGGGGTCACTCGCGAGGTCGGCGAGCTTCACCGCATCGCTGGTGGCTGACGGGTGACTGGCGGGCAGTACCAGCACGACGGGCTCGGTATAGAGCGGCACCGTTGAGTAACCGCCATCCCGCGCCAGATGTGGGTCAGAGCGATCGCCGGGATACGAGAAGGTGATAGCTAGATCGGCGGCCCCATCACGCAACAGTTGCAGCGCCTGCGGTGGCTCGGCTTCGACGTAGTTGATCGTCAACTGCGGATGCCGTTCCCGCAGCTGCCGAATGAGTCGAGGAACGAGTGTCGAGGAGGCCGTGGGGAAGGCCGCGATGCGCACCGTTCCGCTGGTGAGGCCCGCCAGTTCTGCCAGTTCGGCGCTCGCGGCATCCACGGCATTGAGAACGGTGATGGCGTGACTGGTCAATGCTCGCCCCGCTTCGGTCAGTCGCACGCCTCGCCCTGAACGCAGGACGAGGGCCAGCCCGAGCCGCGCTTGTGAGCGACTGAGGTGTTGGCTGAGGGCCGGTTGGCTGTAGCCGAGTGCCAGGGCGGCTTTGCTGATGGTTCCGTGGTCGGCGATGGCGCGCACGATGCGCAGGGTGAGGAGGTCGGGGGTGGTATCCACGGATAAAGCATAACTGAATATGATGCTTTATATCCCAATCATGCCCTTGTTGCATGTATCGGTTCGCGGCACTATGAGAGACATGACATCCACGGCACTCGCCAACGCAATCGAGAGCTTCACGCACACGCGCGGCTATCTTGCCGCCGCCACCATGGGCCTCCCGCCGCGAGCCGCTGTTACCGCTCTTGCTGAGGAACTTCAACGCTGGTCTGCTGCCGAGAGTGAGCCCATGGACTACGGCGATATTGTCGAACGCACCCGGGCGCACTACGCGAAGCTTGTTGGCGTCAACGCGAGCCGGGTCGCGATTGGTTCTCAAACCTCCGTGCTCGCCTCGGTGATCGCGTGCTCACTGCCTGCGGGCTCAGAAGTGGTGTGTGTCACCTCAGATTTCACCTCCATCGTCTTCCCGTTCTTGCAACAACAGGGCCTCACCGTGCGTTCGGTGCCCCTCGCAGAACTCGCCGAAGCTGTCAGCGACACGACGAACCTTGTCGTGTTTTCCCTCATCCAGTCGTGCAACGGAGCCGTCGCCGACGTCGAGGCCATCACCCGAGCGGCCGCACGCCATGGTGCCCGCACCCTCTGCGACGTCACTCAGGCTGCGGGAGTCCATCCCGTGGATGCCAGCCGATTCGACGCAACCGTCTGCCACGCCTACAAGTGGTTGTGTGCGCCCCGCGGCGTCGCCTTTCTCACGATCTCCGAAGATTTTGCCGAGCACATCACGCCGGTGCAGGCCGGCTGGTATGCGGGAGAGGATATTTGGTGCAGCGTCTACGGGCCCGATATGACGCTGGCTACGGATGCTCGCCAGTTCGATGTTTCCCCCGCCTGGCAGGCCTGGGTGGGTGCCGAGCACTCCATTGAGCTGTTCGCGAATATAGACATTGCTGAAGTGTGGGAGCACTCCATCCGCCTCGGAAACATGCTGTGCGATGCCCTGGGGATCGAACAACAGGATCGGGCGATCGTGACGTGGCCTGACGAGAGTGGTGCCGACCTCGTGAAACTAGAAGCGGCAGGGATTACTGCTTCGGGGCGTGCCGGTCGGCTTCGTGCAGCATTCCATTTATGGAATACCGACGACGACGTGGCGGCGGTCATTGCGGCACTCCGTGCTTAGCTAAGCTGGACTCTCGCCGACCGGGCATCCAGCTCGGCTGACCATTGGAGTTTCTGTGGCTACGCCTAACCCCCTCGACGCCGTCATCAACCTCGCTAAGCGCCGAGGATTCGTCTTCCAATCGGGAGAGATTTATGGCGGCTCACGCTCAGCCTGGGACTACGGCCCGCTGGGAACCGCCCTCAAAGAGAACATCAAAAAACAGTGGTGGCAGACCATTGTTCAGGGCCGCGACGACGTTGTTGGCATCGACTCGGCCGTCATCCTTCCCCGCAAAGTGTGGGAAGCATCCGGTCACGTAGAGGTATTCTCTGACCCGCTCGTGGAATCGCTGCACACCCACAAGCGCTACCGTGCCGACCACCTACTTGAAGCGTACGAAGAGAAGCACGGGCATCCGCCGGCAAATGGGCTTGCTGACATTCGTGATCCCGACACCGGACAGCCGGGATCGTGGACCGAACCGCAAAACTTCTCCGGCCTCCTCAAGACCTTCCTTGGCCCCGTCGACAACGAAGAGGGTCTGCATTACCTGCGCCCCGAGACTGCTCAGGGAATCTTCACCAACTTCGCCAACGTCATGGGCGCTGCACGCATGAAGCCGCCCTTCGGTATTGGTCAGGTGGGCAAATCGTTCCGCAACGAAATCACGCCCGGCAACTTCATCTT
It encodes the following:
- a CDS encoding LysR family transcriptional regulator; its protein translation is MDTTPDLLTLRIVRAIADHGTISKAALALGYSQPALSQHLSRSQARLGLALVLRSGRGVRLTEAGRALTSHAITVLNAVDAASAELAELAGLTSGTVRIAAFPTASSTLVPRLIRQLRERHPQLTINYVEAEPPQALQLLRDGAADLAITFSYPGDRSDPHLARDGGYSTVPLYTEPVVLVLPASHPSATSDAVKLADLASDPWIAGCTLCRGHLLALCDVEGFAPEIGLETDNALAVLSFVSRGLGVALLPQLALSSLTVPEGVSIHAPQPSSERTIQYVIQPGATRIPSVATAIATLRELGGTIWGLRDYPESERTAGLSRE
- a CDS encoding cysteine desulfurase family protein, translated to MIFLDSAATTPVRREVLEVMWPLLTGDFGNPSSHHELGESAKRSLDAARKSVAASVGCRASDVIFTSGGTESDNLAIKGLALAEPRGRHIVTSAIEHEAVLESVDFLRRVHGFEVTVVPVDHRGLIDLEDVRAALRADTTLCTIMYANNEVGVVQPIAAIAELCREHSVPMHTDAVQAAGWLPLGLAELGVDALSLSGHKLGAPKGIGVLIVRGRRALEPVIHGGGQERGKRSGTENVAGAVGIAHALALAESDRVARAQSAASLRDAFAADVLSRVPEAVLTGPAVPEAVLTGPAAPSTVPQSAHRLPNNASFCFPGTSGESLLLELGRAGIICSAGSACAVGSDEASHVLVALGIDPAIAQTAVRFSLSGDTTAEQLATVAAQIETAYRAVRSLSG
- the nadC gene encoding carboxylating nicotinate-nucleotide diphosphorylase, giving the protein MNQQLVDDVIDRALAEDAPWGDITSEAFVPDDAVATAVLSARELGVASGLDLFARTFVLVDAGTEVVLQVSDGDSFTAGQHLATVTGNARAVLRAERIALNLSQRMSGIATQTAAYVAQVVGTHARIVDTRKTTPGLRALERHAVRCGGGHNHRFSLSDAVMAKDNHLAVLAAAGIDLGQAIRRARERIGHTTHLEVEVDRLDQVETVVSAGVDTIMLDNFSLDDLRAGVALVAGRAIVEASGGVTLETVAAIAATGVDVISVGALTHSVRSLDLGLDIAVSAAKR
- a CDS encoding aminotransferase class V-fold PLP-dependent enzyme codes for the protein MTSTALANAIESFTHTRGYLAAATMGLPPRAAVTALAEELQRWSAAESEPMDYGDIVERTRAHYAKLVGVNASRVAIGSQTSVLASVIACSLPAGSEVVCVTSDFTSIVFPFLQQQGLTVRSVPLAELAEAVSDTTNLVVFSLIQSCNGAVADVEAITRAAARHGARTLCDVTQAAGVHPVDASRFDATVCHAYKWLCAPRGVAFLTISEDFAEHITPVQAGWYAGEDIWCSVYGPDMTLATDARQFDVSPAWQAWVGAEHSIELFANIDIAEVWEHSIRLGNMLCDALGIEQQDRAIVTWPDESGADLVKLEAAGITASGRAGRLRAAFHLWNTDDDVAAVIAALRA